The following coding sequences lie in one Mus musculus strain C57BL/6J chromosome 11, GRCm38.p6 C57BL/6J genomic window:
- the Etv4 gene encoding ETS translocation variant 4 isoform 2 (isoform 2 is encoded by transcript variant 2) — MERRMKGGYLDQRVPYTFCSKSPGNGSLGEALMVPQGKLMDPGSLPPSDSEDLFQDLSHFQETWLAEAQVPDSDEQFVPDFHSENSFHSPTTRIKKEPQSPRTDPALSCSRKPPLPYHHGEQCLYSSAYDSPRQIAIKSPAPGAPGQSPLQPFSRAEQQQSLLRASSSSQSHPGHGYLGEHSSVFQQPVDMCHSFTSPQGGGREPLPAPYQHQLSEPCPPYPQQNFKQEYHDPLYEQAGQPASSQGGVSGHRYPGAGVVIKQERTDFAYDSDVPGCASMYLHPEGFSGPSPGDGVMGYGYEKSLRPFPDDVCIVPEKFEGDIKQEGIGAFREGPPYQRRGALQLWQFLVALLDDPTNAHFIAWTGRGMEFKLIEPEEVARLWGIQKNRPAMNYDKLSRSLRYYYEKGIMQKVAGERYVYKFVCEPEALFSLAFPDNQRPALKAEFDRPVSEEDTVPLSHLDESPAYLPELTGPAPPFGHRGGYSY; from the exons ATGGAGCGGAGGATGAAAGGCGGATACTTGGACCAGCGAGTGCCCTACACCTTCTGCAGC AAATCTCCCGGAAATGGGAGCTTGGGCGAAGCGCTGATGGTCCCGCAGGGAAAGCTCATGGACCCGGGCTCCCTGCCGCCTTCCGACTCAGAAG ATCTCTTCCAGGACCTCAGTCACTTCCAAGAGACGTGGCTCGCAGAAG CTCAGGTACCGGACAGTGATGAGCAGTTTGTTCCTGATTTCCATTCAGAAAACT CTTTCCATAGCCCCACCACCAGGATCAAGAAGGAACCCCAGAGTCCCCGCACAGACCCCGCCCTGTCCTGCAGCAGGAAgccaccactcccctaccaccATGGAGAGCAGTGCCTTTACTCCAG TGCCTATGACTCCCCCAGACAAATCGCCATCAAGTCCCCCGCCCCCGGTGCCCCTGGACAGTCGCCCCTGCAGCCCTTTTCCAGGGCAGAACAGCAGCAGAGCCTCCTGAGAGCCTCCagctcttcccagtcccaccctggCCACGGGTACCTTGGTGAGCACAG CTCCGTCTTCCAGCAGCCCGTGGACATGTGCCACTCCTTCACATCTCCTCAGGGAGGGGGCCGGGAACCTCTCCCAGCCCCCTATCAACACCAACTGTCGGAGCCCTGCCCACCCTACCCCCAGCAGAACTTCAAGCAGGAGTACCATGACCCCCTGTACGAACAGGCTGGCCAGCCCGCTTCAAGCCAGGGTGGGGTCAGTGGGCACAGGTACCCAGGGGCGGGGGTGGTGATCAAACAGGAGCGCACAGACTTCGCCTACGACTCAG aTGTCCCTGGATGTGCATCAATGTACCTCCACCCAGAGGGCTTCTCTGGACCCTCTCCAGGTGATGGAGTGATGG GTTATGGCTATGAAAAATCCCTTCGACCATTCCCAGATGATGTCTGCATTGTCCCTGAAAAATTTGAAG GAGACATCAAGCAGGAAGGGATTGGAGCTTTCCGGGAGGGGCCACCCTACCAGCGCCGGGGTGCCTTACAACTGTGGCAGTTTCTGGTGGCCCTGCTGGATGACCCAACAAATGCTCATTTCATTGCTTGGACAGGCCGGGGAATGGAGTTTAAACTAATTGAACCTGAAGAG GTTGCCAGGCTCTGGGGTATCCAGAAGAACCGGCCAGCCATGAATTATGACAAGCTGAGCCGCTCGCTGCGATACTATTATGAGAAAGGCATCATGCAGAAG GTGGCTGGCGAACGCTACGTGTACAAGTTTGTGTGCGAGCCGGAGGCCCTGTTCTCTCTGGCCTTCCCAGATAATCAACGTCCAGCTCTGAAGGCTGAGTTTGACCGGCCAGTCAGTGAGGAGGACACAGTCCCTTTGTCCCACTTGGATGAGAGTCCTGCCTACCTCCCAGAACTCACTGGCCCCGCTCCGCCCTTCGGCCACAGAGGTGGATATTCTTACTAG
- the Etv4 gene encoding ETS translocation variant 4 isoform X7 — protein MERRMKGGYLDQRVPYTFCSQKSPGNGSLGEALMVPQGKLMDPGSLPPSDSEDLFQDLSHFQETWLAEAQVPDSDEQFVPDFHSENLAFHSPTTRIKKEPQSPRTDPALSCSRKPPLPYHHGEQCLYSRQIAIKSPAPGAPGQSPLQPFSRAEQQQSLLRASSSSQSHPGHGYLGEHSSVFQQPVDMCHSFTSPQGGGREPLPAPYQHQLSEPCPPYPQQNFKQEYHDPLYEQAGQPASSQGGVSGHRYPGAGVVIKQERTDFAYDSDVPGCASMYLHPEGFSGPSPGDGVMGYGYEKSLRPFPDDVCIVPEKFEGDIKQEGIGAFREGPPYQRRGALQLWQFLVALLDDPTNAHFIAWTGRGMEFKLIEPEEVARLWGIQKNRPAMNYDKLSRSLRYYYEKGIMQKVAGERYVYKFVCEPEALFSLAFPDNQRPALKAEFDRPVSEEDTVPLSHLDESPAYLPELTGPAPPFGHRGGYSY, from the exons ATGGAGCGGAGGATGAAAGGCGGATACTTGGACCAGCGAGTGCCCTACACCTTCTGCAGC CAGAAATCTCCCGGAAATGGGAGCTTGGGCGAAGCGCTGATGGTCCCGCAGGGAAAGCTCATGGACCCGGGCTCCCTGCCGCCTTCCGACTCAGAAG ATCTCTTCCAGGACCTCAGTCACTTCCAAGAGACGTGGCTCGCAGAAG CTCAGGTACCGGACAGTGATGAGCAGTTTGTTCCTGATTTCCATTCAGAAAACT TAGCTTTCCATAGCCCCACCACCAGGATCAAGAAGGAACCCCAGAGTCCCCGCACAGACCCCGCCCTGTCCTGCAGCAGGAAgccaccactcccctaccaccATGGAGAGCAGTGCCTTTACTCCAG ACAAATCGCCATCAAGTCCCCCGCCCCCGGTGCCCCTGGACAGTCGCCCCTGCAGCCCTTTTCCAGGGCAGAACAGCAGCAGAGCCTCCTGAGAGCCTCCagctcttcccagtcccaccctggCCACGGGTACCTTGGTGAGCACAG CTCCGTCTTCCAGCAGCCCGTGGACATGTGCCACTCCTTCACATCTCCTCAGGGAGGGGGCCGGGAACCTCTCCCAGCCCCCTATCAACACCAACTGTCGGAGCCCTGCCCACCCTACCCCCAGCAGAACTTCAAGCAGGAGTACCATGACCCCCTGTACGAACAGGCTGGCCAGCCCGCTTCAAGCCAGGGTGGGGTCAGTGGGCACAGGTACCCAGGGGCGGGGGTGGTGATCAAACAGGAGCGCACAGACTTCGCCTACGACTCAG aTGTCCCTGGATGTGCATCAATGTACCTCCACCCAGAGGGCTTCTCTGGACCCTCTCCAGGTGATGGAGTGATGG GTTATGGCTATGAAAAATCCCTTCGACCATTCCCAGATGATGTCTGCATTGTCCCTGAAAAATTTGAAG GAGACATCAAGCAGGAAGGGATTGGAGCTTTCCGGGAGGGGCCACCCTACCAGCGCCGGGGTGCCTTACAACTGTGGCAGTTTCTGGTGGCCCTGCTGGATGACCCAACAAATGCTCATTTCATTGCTTGGACAGGCCGGGGAATGGAGTTTAAACTAATTGAACCTGAAGAG GTTGCCAGGCTCTGGGGTATCCAGAAGAACCGGCCAGCCATGAATTATGACAAGCTGAGCCGCTCGCTGCGATACTATTATGAGAAAGGCATCATGCAGAAG GTGGCTGGCGAACGCTACGTGTACAAGTTTGTGTGCGAGCCGGAGGCCCTGTTCTCTCTGGCCTTCCCAGATAATCAACGTCCAGCTCTGAAGGCTGAGTTTGACCGGCCAGTCAGTGAGGAGGACACAGTCCCTTTGTCCCACTTGGATGAGAGTCCTGCCTACCTCCCAGAACTCACTGGCCCCGCTCCGCCCTTCGGCCACAGAGGTGGATATTCTTACTAG